Genomic DNA from Candidatus Melainabacteria bacterium:
GATGTCTTAGTTTTCTTAAAGCTTTAAATTCAATTTGCTTAACTCTCTCGCGTGGAAGCTGAAATAATTTGCTTACTTCATCTAAAGATCTTTGTTGACCATCTTCTAGTCCAAAACGTAAACAAATTAAATGTCTTTCTCTTTCATTTAATTCTTCTAAAACTTTGTTTAAGTCTTGCCTTAGGAATTCATTTGAAACCTGAGTGTCTGGCTGAACAATTGAATTATCTTCAATAAAATCAGATAGCTTTGTATCTTCTTCTTTTCCAAAAGGTGTTTCTAGTGAAACAGGTTCTTTAATTGCTTTTAGAATTTCATCTAGTTTTTCTTTTGAGATTTTCATTACTTTTGCAATCTCATCTTCTGAAGGTTTTCTGTTTAGTTGGTTTGCTAAGTAGTCAGTGATTCTACGAACCTTGTAAAGATTTTCTACCATATGTACTGGAACTCTTATAGCATTTCCTTTATCAGCAATTGCTCTTGTAATTGCTTGTTTTATCCACCACGTTGCATAAGTAGAAAATTTAAAGCCACGGCTGCCATCAAATTTTTCAACAGATTTCATTAGACCTATGTTTCCTTCTTGAATTAAATCTAAAAAATTTAATCCTCTTCCTAAATATCTTTTAGCAATTGAAACTACCAACCTTAAATTGGCTTGAATTAATTTTCTTTTAGCAACTTCAGCTTCTTCTCCGCCCTGTGAGATTGTTTTTGAAATTTCTAACTCTTCTATTGGTTTTAAGAGAGGAACCTTTCCAATTTCTTTTAAGTAAAGTTTAACTGAATCATCAATTGGTACATTTATATCTAAGAAAAAGTCATCAAAAGTATCTTCATCAGTAAAGGTCGTGATTTTATCCTGGTTATTTTTTGTAGTATTGTCTTTCAAATTTTTAACTGGTGAATCGTGATAAACGTCACATGTAACAAGATCACTTAAGTGATTTTCTGTTACTTTTAATGTATTCATTTTTTACCCCTTATTGTAGAAAAAATAACTCTGAGGTACTAAGCCCACATGAACTAATAAAACTCATGAAGTTTAGCGTTTTGTTAACAACTTTACGTTCTTGCTGTTTGTTAAAAATACGTTAAGTAGTTGAGTTTAAAATCTAATCCCGCAAGTCCTGATAGAGTAGTAAATATGTACTATTTTGAATTTGATTCAAAAAAAGTTCTTCTACATTGTGGAGATTGCTTAGATATCTTAAAAAATTATAATGAAAATATATTTGATTGTATTTTTGTAGATCCACCTTATCTTTTATCTAACAATGGTTTTACATGTCATTCGGGCCAAAGAACATCAGTAAACAAAGGCAATTGGGATATAAGTAAAGGTCCTGAATATGATTTTGAATTTCATAAAAAGTGGCTGTCTGAATGTAAACGAGTATTAAAACCATCCGGAACAATTTGGATAAGTGGTACATATCATTCTATTTATTTATGTGGTTTTCTTTTACAATTACTTGGATTTCACTTGTTAAATGATATTTGTTGGTTTAAGCCAAATGCTCCACCAAATTTAAGTTGTCGTTATTTTACATGTAGTCATGAAACTTTAATATGGGCAAAGAAAGATAAAAAATCAAAGCACTATTTTAATTACAAAACAATGAAAGAAAATAGCTGGCATGATGATCTTTTGAAAAAAACAAATGCCCAGATGCGTACAGTCTGGTCAATAACTTCGCCAAAAAAAGAAGAAAAAAAGTTTGGTAAACATCCCACGCAAAAACCAATTGCATTATTAAAAAGAATTATTCTTGCAAGTACTAAAGAAGGAGATTTAATTTTAGATCCTTTTTGTGGGAGTTCTACAACTGGCATTGCTGCACATATATTAAATAGGAGATTTGTTGGAATAGATATAGAAAAAAAATATCTTGATATTGGAATTAAAAGATTTGAAGAATCAAAATGTCAACTCCCGCTATTTTAAGGTTGGATCTCTAAACTTGTAGTAAAATATTATAGTTATGCGTAAGTCAATTTTTTCAAATAGAAAATATATTTTAAGCTCAGGTCGTGAGATTGATCTAAGTGCAGAACATATAGGTAATAGAGTTATTGTTTCAGGTATGTTTAATTTTTTAGATCCAGTTCAAGAAATTGGACATTCAGCATTAATCAGGATAGAAAATAATCAAACAGTTTCGTTTGAATCAATTGGTGCAAAAAATATTGATGATGAAAATTTAAAAGAAATTTTAAAACCAATTGAAGGACTAAATGGTTCAGACAATAATTTAAAAATATTTGAACTAAATGAATTAATTAGTGTAATGCAACAGTTTTTACAAAAGATTGATAAAGAACTAGCTACAAAGAAATAATGTCTGACCTCATTACTGGTCCATCAATGCAGGTTCTTAAATGTTTTTCACCTGTTTTTATTACACATGACATACAAACACCAAAGCCACAAGCCATATATTCTTCAAATGAAACTTGGGCAATAACATTAAAATCATTACAAACTTTAATAACACTCTTTAACATTGGTGTTGGTCCACACACAAATATTTCCTGATTTTTATTTTTCTTTAATTCATTAATAAGTAGTTCCGTAACAAAACCTTTTTTATCTGAACTACCATCATCTGTTATAGATTCAACATCACCATATTTTTTTAATTCTTCAGTACAAATAAGATCATCTTTTGTTCTTGCTCCAAAAAGTGTTTTAACTTTGTAGCCTTTTTCATGGGCAATTCTTGCAACAAGTGGAAAAGTTGCAATTCCAATACCACCAGCAACTATTAAGATAGACTTTTGTTTATTTTCAGGGTAAGTAAATCCTTTTCCTAAAGGCCCATTAATAAGTATTTGATCTCCAATTTTTAATTTGCTTAAAAAGCTAGTGCCTTCTCCAATTACTTTATAAAGAAAACCAATTTTATCCTCGTTTATTTCATAAATGCTAAATGGCCTAAGGAGATACTGTCCTGATTCCATCATTACAAACTGTCCTGGAGTTATATTTGAAACAATTCCAGGAGCATAAAACCAACTTACATAATAGTCTTTTCCAACTGATATATTTTTTATTAGTTTTGCTTTAGTTAAAACTTGCTTAGAAAGCATTCTAGAGTTAAAACCTAATTATTCCCCAACCAACTAATGCAGAAGAGAGCATAAATACTCCTGCTGTTATCCATGTTAATTTATTTAATCCTGCTTCTGCTTGAGAAGGACCACTAAATAAACTTGCTTGACCACCAATACCACCAAGTCCTTCACCTTTTGCAACATGCAAAAGAACTAAAGCTAATAATGCAATTCCGCTTAAGACTTGAACAGCTACTATAAAATATGCCATAACAAAGTTATTTTATCACAACAAACCCCTGGTTGGATTTGTAAATAAAGAGACAAATATTTTAAACAATGCAGGAAGAAGGATTAAAAGAAGTATAAGAGCAATTGCAGGTTTTATTGAAAAGCTAATTTGAAAAGCATTTATTTGTGGTGCAGCTCTTGACATTATTCCTAAAATTAAATCAACTGCAAGTAAAAAAATAACTATGGGTGATATGATTAAAAATCCAATAATAATTACATCAGCACTTATTCTAAGTAGTTTGTCAAAGCTAAAATTTATTTGATGAATGACTACAGGAAATGTCTCATAGCTTTTGTAAAATCCTTCGATTACTTTTTCAAGACCTCCCATTGAGATAAATATTATTAAAGCAATCATCTCAAAAAATCTTCCAATGATTGTACTTTGAACTTGATTTCCTGGATCAAATACAGTTGCTGCATTTAAAGCCATTTGCATGTCTAGCATTTCACCTGCAATTCTTCCAATTTCTAGTATTAATTGAGCAACCCAACCAATTAACATACCAACTAAAACATTCATTACAATTAAATAAACAAACTCAAATTCTTTTGGATATTCTTGAGGTACTTCTAAAAGTGGCATTAAAATTAAACTTAAAATAATTGAAAAAGTAATTCTAATAGGAGCTGCGATGGTTCTGTGAGATAAAAGTGGTGCAGTACTTGCGAATGCAACTGAACGAGTAAAAACTAAAAACCAAACATTTATAATGCCTCCTAATTCTTGCAGTAGTTTTGCTTGGTTTACAATAATATTTGAAATCTCAAACATGGAATTTCTTACTTTTTTACTCCAGCCAATTAGCTCTTTCAGTTTGCTCGTTTTTTGTTTCCTGGCTTTCTATATTTTCTTCTTCCACTTGTTGTGGTTCAGTATTTGTTACAGTAGAATCCTGAAGAGGTATTTCAGTTTGTGGAGGCCTGGCTTCAACAGGCGGAGGCAGAGGCGGAGGTAATGTCTCTACTTGTGTTTGAGGCTCTTGAACTTGCAATTGAGATTCAATTTGTGTCTGAGGTTGAGGTTGAATAATTGGTGCTTCAATTGGCAAGGCTCCCTTTAAAGGGGCTATTGGAACTGTTAGTACTTTTGGTATTTGAGGCACTGTTTGTACAGAAGGAAGAGAAGGTTTACTTATTGGTGGAGGCTTCACTATTTCAGGAGAACCTAAATATGGAATTCCTTGAGGTATTTCTAATACCTCGTTTTCAATTTTTTCAACGTTAGGTACCTTTTCAAAACCTTCTTTAAATTCACCCTTTGTAGAAACACCTGTTGGAATAACTTTTTGAGACTGACGAGGAATAAAAGTAAATGCAGATGATAATGTCTTGGTAGTGTATTGATTTAAATATTGAAACATCCAAAAACCAAGAGAAATAATGAGAACAAAAACACCAATTATTTTTAAGGCTGACCCAATTGTTTGTTCCTGAACCTGTGTTGCTGCTTGAAGAACACCAATAACAAGACCAATAAAAGCAGCAGCTAAGACAAGCGGTCCTGAAATTACTAAGACTACAATTATCCCGTCCCTAATTGCTTGCGGCATCCAGTTCATAAAAACAATTGCTCCTTAGTTAGTTAAAGCTTTGTACTAGGCCTTTAATTATAAGCGACCAACCATCAATTGCTACAAATATTAAAAGCTTAAAAGGTAAAGAAACTATCGTTGGTGACAACATGATCATACCTAAAGCTAATAAAATGTTTGCAACTATTAAATCAACTACTAAAAACGGAATGAAAATTAAAAATCCAATTTGAAATGATGTTCTTAATTCACTTAATAAAAATGCTGCTATCAAATGCCTGAATTCTACATCTTCAGGAGTGTCTGGATTTGGAGTATTGCTAATGCGGTAAAAAAAAGCTAGGTCTTTCATCTCAGTTTGTTTTAGCATAAATTTTCTTAAGGGCTTATATGCTTCAGTAACTGCTTGTGGGACACTGATTCGTTGATTGCTTAAAGGAATTAAAGCTCTTTCATTTATCTCATTTAGTGAAGGTCCCATTATGTAACCAGTAATAATTATTGCCATTCCAATTAAAACTAAATTTGGTGGTACTTGTTGTGTACCAATTGAAGTTCTTAAGAGCGACAAAACAATTACTATCCTTAAAAAAGGTGTCATTGTCATTATTATTAATGGAAGCATTGATAAAATCACAAGCAATACAGTGATTTGTAGTGATGGTTCTAAATTTGGAAGAATGTTTTGCCAGTTCATTTTTGTAACCATTAATTTATTATTTTCATTTCTTTGTGAGATGAAAATAATTTTATTTTTTCTTGTAGTGATATTTCATATAAACCTGACTGTGAGCTAAGCTTGGTTGATTTAATTAAATTTCTTTCCTTTAAACAATTTAAGACAAGTATAGGTAATGCTTTTGCTTCCTTTGCTATATAAAATGCTACAAGACTTGCTAATCCAGATCCAAGAAAAATTGTTGTTAGTTTAATAAGAAAAGAAAAAACATCTTTCATTTTCTTAGCTTTCTTCAAGATTTTCTAATTCATCAGCAAAAGTTGCTTTTTTTTCACTCTTGCTTTCTTGTTTATCAATCAAATCATTTATTTCTACTCCACCAGGTGAACCTTTTAATCCTCTTTTTGCTCCAATTAAAAGATCAGTTACTCTCAGACCAAACTGATTTCCAACAATTACTAATTCTCCTTTTGCTACTGGCTTACCCTGGGCAGTTAAAACAAGT
This window encodes:
- a CDS encoding sigma-70 family RNA polymerase sigma factor; translation: MNTLKVTENHLSDLVTCDVYHDSPVKNLKDNTTKNNQDKITTFTDEDTFDDFFLDINVPIDDSVKLYLKEIGKVPLLKPIEELEISKTISQGGEEAEVAKRKLIQANLRLVVSIAKRYLGRGLNFLDLIQEGNIGLMKSVEKFDGSRGFKFSTYATWWIKQAITRAIADKGNAIRVPVHMVENLYKVRRITDYLANQLNRKPSEDEIAKVMKISKEKLDEILKAIKEPVSLETPFGKEEDTKLSDFIEDNSIVQPDTQVSNEFLRQDLNKVLEELNERERHLICLRFGLEDGQQRSLDEVSKLFQLPRERVKQIEFKALRKLRHPVRSTKLRDYLPDNS
- a CDS encoding site-specific DNA-methyltransferase, producing MYYFEFDSKKVLLHCGDCLDILKNYNENIFDCIFVDPPYLLSNNGFTCHSGQRTSVNKGNWDISKGPEYDFEFHKKWLSECKRVLKPSGTIWISGTYHSIYLCGFLLQLLGFHLLNDICWFKPNAPPNLSCRYFTCSHETLIWAKKDKKSKHYFNYKTMKENSWHDDLLKKTNAQMRTVWSITSPKKEEKKFGKHPTQKPIALLKRIILASTKEGDLILDPFCGSSTTGIAAHILNRRFVGIDIEKKYLDIGIKRFEESKCQLPLF
- a CDS encoding dihydroorotate dehydrogenase electron transfer subunit, whose amino-acid sequence is MLSKQVLTKAKLIKNISVGKDYYVSWFYAPGIVSNITPGQFVMMESGQYLLRPFSIYEINEDKIGFLYKVIGEGTSFLSKLKIGDQILINGPLGKGFTYPENKQKSILIVAGGIGIATFPLVARIAHEKGYKVKTLFGARTKDDLICTEELKKYGDVESITDDGSSDKKGFVTELLINELKKNKNQEIFVCGPTPMLKSVIKVCNDFNVIAQVSFEEYMACGFGVCMSCVIKTGEKHLRTCIDGPVMRSDIISL
- the secG gene encoding preprotein translocase subunit SecG is translated as MAYFIVAVQVLSGIALLALVLLHVAKGEGLGGIGGQASLFSGPSQAEAGLNKLTWITAGVFMLSSALVGWGIIRF
- the fliR gene encoding flagellar biosynthetic protein FliR; this translates as MFEISNIIVNQAKLLQELGGIINVWFLVFTRSVAFASTAPLLSHRTIAAPIRITFSIILSLILMPLLEVPQEYPKEFEFVYLIVMNVLVGMLIGWVAQLILEIGRIAGEMLDMQMALNAATVFDPGNQVQSTIIGRFFEMIALIIFISMGGLEKVIEGFYKSYETFPVVIHQINFSFDKLLRISADVIIIGFLIISPIVIFLLAVDLILGIMSRAAPQINAFQISFSIKPAIALILLLILLPALFKIFVSLFTNPTRGLL
- a CDS encoding flagellar biosynthetic protein FliQ; protein product: MNWMPQAIRDGIIVVLVISGPLVLAAAFIGLVIGVLQAATQVQEQTIGSALKIIGVFVLIISLGFWMFQYLNQYTTKTLSSAFTFIPRQSQKVIPTGVSTKGEFKEGFEKVPNVEKIENEVLEIPQGIPYLGSPEIVKPPPISKPSLPSVQTVPQIPKVLTVPIAPLKGALPIEAPIIQPQPQTQIESQLQVQEPQTQVETLPPPLPPPVEARPPQTEIPLQDSTVTNTEPQQVEEENIESQETKNEQTERANWLE
- the fliP gene encoding flagellar type III secretion system pore protein FliP (The bacterial flagellar biogenesis protein FliP forms a type III secretion system (T3SS)-type pore required for flagellar assembly.), giving the protein MNWQNILPNLEPSLQITVLLVILSMLPLIIMTMTPFLRIVIVLSLLRTSIGTQQVPPNLVLIGMAIIITGYIMGPSLNEINERALIPLSNQRISVPQAVTEAYKPLRKFMLKQTEMKDLAFFYRISNTPNPDTPEDVEFRHLIAAFLLSELRTSFQIGFLIFIPFLVVDLIVANILLALGMIMLSPTIVSLPFKLLIFVAIDGWSLIIKGLVQSFN